From one Bacteroides fragilis NCTC 9343 genomic stretch:
- a CDS encoding NVEALA domain-containing protein encodes MKKKYYAALLAVVVIAFTGYNVYQSQKADASLSDLAMANVEALANGELSNGNCEGSWSQECCKCDYIHYTYACAIEVTGNSCYTVSGCSHYTN; translated from the coding sequence ATGAAAAAGAAATATTATGCAGCGTTATTAGCTGTAGTTGTTATTGCATTTACGGGATATAATGTTTATCAGAGTCAAAAGGCGGATGCCTCTTTATCTGATTTGGCAATGGCTAACGTAGAAGCATTGGCAAATGGAGAACTTTCGAATGGAAATTGTGAAGGTTCTTGGTCACAAGAATGTTGTAAGTGTGATTATATTCATTATACTTATGCTTGTGCAATAGAAGTGACTGGTAATAGCTGCTATACAGTAAGTGGATGTAGCCATTATACAAATTAA
- a CDS encoding TolB-like 6-bladed beta-propeller domain-containing protein produces the protein MKYCLTFLFLLAIFTGCTSDLPKDRMLYVSFPKEETLHSKVIQLDSVYMRYPFRVHVSGDQAVVLDLHGTDVYCHLFHYPDFHYLSSFGRRGDSPEEMLSVETVKCIDGSFWTLDANKGELTRFEFVSDRDSLLRAEAISFDKDSILRALDFVAFNDTTFLIPDYSGDSRFCWVNRQGKFLKKSGVIPSLNEEALKEARPALAQAWRSFIDYNPHNGVLVAATQLGEVLEIYNLQNGFHRVCLGPKGEPEFKLAGGYAIPDGIMGFSDVQVTDEAIYAVFHGHTFKEIMAQHQKEGRATDGGQYIYVFNLQGEPLCKYTLDRYITGFHVDERNKTITATDVNNDQPIVEFRFG, from the coding sequence ATGAAATACTGTCTGACATTTCTCTTTCTTTTGGCAATCTTTACCGGGTGCACTTCAGATTTGCCGAAAGATCGGATGTTGTATGTTTCTTTTCCTAAGGAGGAGACACTACATTCTAAGGTAATTCAGCTTGATTCGGTTTATATGCGTTATCCGTTTCGGGTACATGTGTCCGGTGATCAGGCTGTTGTCTTGGATTTACATGGTACTGATGTGTATTGCCATCTTTTTCATTATCCTGATTTCCATTATCTGTCTTCGTTTGGCAGGAGAGGGGATTCACCGGAAGAGATGCTTTCAGTAGAAACAGTGAAATGTATAGATGGTTCATTTTGGACTTTAGATGCCAACAAAGGCGAGTTAACTAGGTTTGAGTTTGTTTCGGATAGAGATTCGCTTCTGCGTGCAGAAGCGATCTCTTTCGATAAAGACAGCATTCTGCGTGCTCTTGATTTTGTGGCATTCAATGATACGACTTTTCTGATACCTGACTATTCGGGAGATAGCCGATTCTGTTGGGTGAACCGACAAGGAAAGTTTTTGAAAAAAAGTGGAGTGATTCCTTCATTGAACGAAGAAGCATTGAAAGAGGCGCGTCCTGCCTTAGCACAAGCTTGGCGCAGTTTTATAGATTATAATCCTCATAACGGAGTGTTGGTTGCTGCTACTCAATTAGGTGAAGTTCTTGAGATTTATAATCTTCAAAACGGTTTTCATAGGGTCTGTTTAGGTCCTAAAGGGGAACCGGAATTCAAACTTGCGGGCGGGTATGCTATTCCGGATGGGATCATGGGATTCTCGGATGTGCAGGTTACGGATGAGGCTATTTATGCTGTTTTCCATGGTCACACTTTTAAAGAGATTATGGCACAGCACCAAAAGGAGGGAAGAGCTACAGATGGTGGACAATATATTTATGTTTTCAACTTACAAGGGGAACCTTTATGTAAATATACCTTAGATCGTTATATCACAGGTTTCCATGTTGATGAAAGAAATAAGACTATTACAGCAACAGATGTTAATAACGACCAACCCATTGTGGAGTTCCGCTTTGGCTAA
- a CDS encoding tetratricopeptide repeat protein has translation MNTHSLFGYLFIALFSLLVVSCYSTPDGVMSSLSQAEKIMESRPDSAMAILQHIPTPETLHGKAQADYSLLMTQAMDKNYINFTSDSLIKFAVGYYGGHTEDLVAKGKSFYYYGRVMESLDKVEDAMTFYLKAKDVLQSSDQFKLLGLVTEKIGDLNRRQKLLDAALNDYKESFDFYASIPDSLCMLYAYRNLGRGFLYKNQIDSAYYYYDKALYILNLKKYSAVGSILLELGVIHRSEKDYVGAEQYFLSFIEKEKDPEKLFSGYLALGNLYLYMDRLKDAERYLLLCLGSSNLVIKRDACECLYDLEKELNNFKGAIGYKDIADSLRIITQDIDIQNSIATLQSRYNSEKWQRESLQSSIEKKNILLISSFVSFIAIMVIIYIYYKYRTNQKLVKDINERIRKNDADIKMYQRQILNYQDLQRETLQDYRNQIGELHGKMSVLEDQNKALSLRLTEKKHDIPESEADDLYAIYMQALHILIMLRGKNIENTSGKKLLLDADWDKLFHLSNAIHGDFITRIKNDFPTLTKHDIEICCLLRFGIEHEVLGSIFLTETDSVTKAKRRMKKRLNLSASDDLDVFLLKY, from the coding sequence ATGAACACGCACTCACTATTTGGTTACCTTTTTATTGCTTTATTTAGTCTTTTAGTTGTATCATGTTATTCGACGCCGGATGGAGTCATGTCATCTCTGTCTCAGGCTGAGAAAATAATGGAATCTCGCCCGGATAGTGCAATGGCTATTTTGCAACATATCCCAACTCCGGAAACTCTTCATGGTAAAGCGCAGGCGGACTATAGCCTATTGATGACACAGGCTATGGATAAAAACTACATAAATTTTACTTCAGATTCGCTGATTAAATTTGCTGTTGGTTATTATGGAGGCCATACTGAAGATCTTGTAGCTAAAGGAAAATCTTTTTATTATTATGGAAGGGTGATGGAAAGCCTTGATAAAGTAGAGGATGCAATGACGTTTTATTTAAAGGCGAAAGATGTACTTCAAAGCAGTGATCAGTTTAAATTATTGGGACTTGTAACAGAGAAAATTGGAGATTTAAATCGCCGGCAGAAATTACTTGATGCAGCTTTAAATGATTATAAAGAATCGTTTGATTTTTATGCTTCAATACCAGATTCTTTATGTATGCTTTATGCGTATAGGAATTTAGGTCGGGGATTCTTATATAAGAATCAAATAGACAGTGCTTACTATTATTATGATAAAGCATTATATATTTTAAACCTTAAAAAGTATTCTGCTGTAGGATCAATACTTTTAGAATTAGGAGTAATTCATCGTTCTGAAAAAGATTATGTTGGTGCTGAGCAATATTTTTTATCTTTTATAGAAAAAGAAAAAGATCCAGAAAAATTATTTTCAGGTTATTTAGCATTGGGAAATCTGTATTTATATATGGACAGATTAAAAGATGCAGAGAGATATCTCTTATTATGTCTTGGAAGTTCTAATCTCGTTATAAAGAGAGATGCTTGTGAATGTTTATATGATTTGGAGAAAGAATTGAATAATTTTAAAGGTGCTATCGGGTATAAAGACATAGCTGACTCTTTACGAATTATTACTCAAGATATTGATATTCAAAATAGCATAGCAACTTTACAGAGTCGGTATAATAGTGAAAAATGGCAGAGGGAAAGTCTACAATCCAGTATTGAGAAAAAGAATATTCTTTTAATAAGTTCATTTGTGAGTTTTATTGCAATAATGGTTATTATTTATATTTATTATAAATATAGAACGAATCAGAAACTGGTTAAGGATATCAATGAAAGAATTCGTAAAAATGATGCTGACATAAAGATGTATCAAAGGCAAATACTCAATTATCAGGACTTACAAAGAGAAACATTGCAGGATTATCGAAATCAGATAGGAGAATTGCATGGGAAAATGTCTGTCCTTGAAGATCAGAATAAAGCATTATCTCTTCGTTTAACAGAGAAGAAGCATGATATACCGGAAAGTGAAGCCGATGATCTCTATGCTATTTATATGCAAGCACTTCATATACTAATAATGTTAAGAGGGAAAAATATAGAGAATACTTCAGGTAAGAAATTGCTTTTGGATGCCGATTGGGATAAGTTATTTCATCTATCTAATGCTATACATGGTGATTTTATTACGCGTATTAAGAATGATTTTCCTACTCTTACCAAACATGATATTGAAATTTGCTGTCTATTAAGATTTGGTATTGAACATGAGGTCTTAGGAAGTATTTTTCTGACGGAGACTGATTCAGTGACAAAAGCTAAAAGACGTATGAAAAAACGACTGAATCTATCTGCTTCGGATGATTTGGACGTTTTTTTGCTAAAATATTAG
- a CDS encoding DUF4369 domain-containing protein: MNKVLPFLLLLFVFTSCSRKYKIEGASSVTSLDGKMLFIKVLQNGEWLNIDSAEVVHGLFSMKGKVDSVVMATLYIGDESIMPLVIEKGNIQVSITNTELVAKGTALNNALYAFIDKKNSLDVQIEELQRKEARMVMDGADLADIHEQLTHEGDSLMQDMNGFIKKFISDNYETVLGPSVFMMLCSTLPYPVMTPQIEDIMKDAPYSFKNNKLVKDFITKAKSNMELIEEHQRMEQNATLNH; encoded by the coding sequence ATGAATAAAGTATTGCCTTTTTTACTTTTGCTTTTTGTTTTTACCTCTTGTAGTCGCAAGTATAAGATTGAAGGCGCCTCTTCTGTAACCAGTCTGGACGGTAAAATGCTTTTTATTAAAGTGCTTCAGAATGGCGAGTGGCTCAATATTGATTCTGCCGAAGTGGTGCATGGACTATTTTCGATGAAAGGTAAAGTCGATTCGGTAGTAATGGCTACACTCTATATCGGTGACGAAAGCATCATGCCTTTAGTGATTGAAAAAGGTAATATTCAGGTTTCAATTACAAATACAGAATTGGTAGCAAAAGGAACCGCTCTGAACAATGCCCTCTACGCTTTTATTGATAAAAAGAATTCATTGGATGTTCAGATAGAAGAATTGCAACGTAAAGAAGCCCGCATGGTGATGGATGGTGCCGACTTGGCTGATATTCATGAGCAATTGACTCACGAGGGCGATTCGTTAATGCAAGATATGAATGGCTTTATCAAAAAATTTATCTCAGATAACTACGAAACAGTTTTAGGTCCGAGTGTATTTATGATGCTGTGCAGCACACTACCTTATCCTGTTATGACTCCCCAAATAGAGGACATCATGAAAGATGCTCCTTATTCGTTTAAGAATAACAAATTAGTGAAGGATTTTATTACAAAAGCGAAATCGAATATGGAGCTGATTGAAGAGCATCAGCGCATGGAACAAAATGCGACCTTGAACCATTAG
- a CDS encoding anaerobic sulfatase-maturation protein: MSTYAPFAKPLYVMLKPVGAVCNLACDYCYYLEKSRLYQENPKHVMSDELLEKFIEQYINSQTMPQVLFTWHGGETLMRPLSFYKKAMELQKKYARGRSIDNCIQTNGTLLTDEWCEFFRENNWLVGVSIDGPQEFHDEYRKNKLGKPSFVKVTNGINLLKKHGVEWNAMAVVNDFNADYPLDFYHFFKELGCHYIQFAPIVERIFPHQDGRHLASLAQREGGELAEFSVTPEQWGNFLCTLFDEWVKEDVGDYYIQLFDSTLANWVGEQPGVCSMAKTCGHAGVMEFNGDVYSCDHFVFPEFKLGNIYNQTLVEMMYSERQTAFGQMKQKSLPTQCKECEFLFACNGECPKNRFCRTANGEPGLNYLCKGYHQFFKHVAPYMDFMKNELMNQRPPANVMDAIKENKLIID, translated from the coding sequence ATGTCTACCTACGCACCCTTTGCCAAGCCGCTATACGTAATGCTCAAGCCCGTAGGGGCTGTATGCAACCTTGCATGTGATTATTGTTATTATCTGGAAAAGTCCCGGCTTTATCAAGAAAATCCCAAACATGTGATGAGCGATGAACTGCTTGAAAAGTTTATCGAGCAATACATCAATTCGCAAACCATGCCGCAAGTACTCTTCACCTGGCACGGAGGAGAGACATTGATGCGTCCACTCTCTTTCTACAAAAAAGCAATGGAGTTGCAGAAGAAATATGCCCGTGGAAGAAGCATAGACAACTGCATACAGACTAACGGAACCCTGTTGACCGACGAGTGGTGTGAGTTTTTTCGTGAAAACAACTGGCTGGTAGGAGTCTCGATAGACGGTCCTCAAGAGTTTCATGATGAATACCGGAAAAACAAGCTTGGCAAACCCTCGTTTGTGAAAGTCACGAATGGCATCAATCTTTTGAAAAAGCATGGAGTAGAATGGAATGCCATGGCGGTAGTGAATGACTTTAATGCTGATTATCCGTTGGACTTTTATCACTTTTTCAAAGAATTAGGTTGCCATTATATTCAGTTCGCTCCCATTGTGGAACGGATCTTCCCGCATCAGGACGGACGTCATCTGGCCTCACTGGCACAGCGCGAAGGAGGAGAACTGGCAGAATTTTCCGTAACACCGGAGCAATGGGGAAACTTTCTCTGTACACTCTTCGATGAATGGGTGAAAGAAGATGTAGGCGACTATTATATCCAACTCTTCGATTCTACCCTTGCCAACTGGGTAGGCGAACAACCGGGAGTATGCTCCATGGCAAAAACATGCGGACACGCCGGCGTAATGGAATTCAACGGAGACGTCTACTCATGTGACCATTTCGTGTTTCCGGAATTCAAACTGGGCAACATTTACAATCAAACTTTGGTAGAGATGATGTATAGTGAACGCCAGACTGCTTTCGGACAAATGAAACAAAAGTCACTTCCCACCCAGTGCAAAGAGTGCGAATTTTTATTTGCCTGCAATGGTGAATGCCCCAAAAATCGTTTTTGTCGCACAGCAAATGGTGAACCGGGACTAAACTATCTGTGCAAAGGATATCATCAATTTTTCAAGCATGTGGCTCCTTATATGGATTTCATGAAAAACGAATTGATGAACCAGCGGCCGCCGGCCAATGTGATGGACGCTATCAAAGAAAACAAATTGATCATAGATTAA
- a CDS encoding NVEALA domain-containing protein translates to MKIKILAVLAVVTVIVVSMFMREKREDPSSLVMMNVEALATGEGTSPAICVGTGSVVCPNDGSKVLYYR, encoded by the coding sequence ATGAAAATAAAGATTTTAGCAGTATTAGCTGTTGTTACAGTAATTGTAGTCTCTATGTTTATGAGAGAAAAGAGAGAGGATCCTTCATCATTAGTAATGATGAATGTAGAAGCGTTGGCAACAGGTGAGGGGACTTCACCTGCTATATGTGTGGGAACAGGTTCAGTAGTTTGCCCTAATGATGGATCCAAAGTATTGTATTATAGGTAA
- a CDS encoding DUF3244 domain-containing protein encodes MKLRVILSLIVVLFIGQSMCAMSTQILRRPIVLDGEIIEEGNRSINPLIPISADIDGTTLFIEFTKVIGNVDITVKDDTKKEVYSSSVDVTAANQATSFSIADLAPGTYLLEFTNSNGGYVYGQFIVE; translated from the coding sequence ATGAAATTGCGTGTTATTTTATCGTTAATTGTGGTATTGTTCATTGGACAGTCCATGTGTGCTATGTCCACTCAAATTCTTCGTAGACCCATTGTTTTAGATGGTGAAATTATCGAAGAAGGTAATCGTTCCATCAATCCGTTGATTCCTATTTCTGCAGATATTGATGGCACTACTTTATTTATTGAATTTACAAAGGTTATAGGTAATGTGGATATTACAGTGAAAGATGATACCAAAAAAGAAGTTTATTCATCTTCTGTGGATGTAACTGCTGCTAATCAAGCTACTTCGTTCTCTATTGCCGATTTAGCACCGGGAACTTACCTGCTTGAATTTACCAATTCGAATGGTGGTTATGTATATGGACAATTTATTGTAGAATAA
- a CDS encoding S46 family peptidase, protein MNRLKLYLLALTALAVCSAKADEGMWLLQLMQQQHSIDMMKKQGLKLEAQDLYNPNGVSLKDAVGIFGGGCTGEIISPEGLILTNHHCGYASIQQHSSVEHDYLTDGFWATSRDKELPTPGLKFTFIERIEDITDIVNLRIAAKEITESESFSSTFLNKLAKELFEKSDLKGKKGIVPQALPFYAGNKFYMFYKKVYPDVRMVAAPPSSIGKFGGETDNWMWPRHTGDFSMFRIYADANGEPAEYSASNVPLKTKKHLNISIKGLKEGDYAMIMGFPGSTSRYLTVSEVKERMEASNAPRIRIRGTRQDVLKEAMNASDKVRIQYANKYAGSSNYWKNSIGMNKAIIDNNVLGTKAEQEAKFAKFAKEKNNTDYMNVVAKIDEAVAKTSPIKYQQTCLTETFFGGIEFGSPFMVMDKLKEALEQKNDSSIEANIKVLKEVFNDIHNKDYDHEVDRKVAKALLPLYAEMIPAGQRPAIYDVIEKEYKGDYNAYVDAMYDTSILANQANFDKFIKKPTVKAIEKDIATQYSRAKFDKYTNLAEQMGKLPEELALLHKTYIRGLGEMKLPVPSYPDANFTIRLTYGNVKPYSPKDGVYYKYYTTTDGILEKENPEDREFVVPAKLKELIEKKDFGRYALPNGEMPVCFLSTNDITGGNSGSPVLNENGELIGCAFDGNWESLSGDINFDNNLQRCINLDIRYVLFILEKLGGCGHLINEMTIVE, encoded by the coding sequence ATGAACAGACTCAAACTTTACTTACTGGCGCTGACTGCGCTGGCCGTTTGTTCCGCAAAGGCGGACGAGGGTATGTGGTTACTGCAATTAATGCAGCAGCAACACTCTATCGATATGATGAAAAAACAGGGACTGAAACTCGAGGCACAGGATTTGTATAATCCTAACGGAGTCTCACTGAAAGATGCCGTAGGTATCTTCGGGGGAGGATGTACCGGCGAGATTATTTCACCGGAAGGATTGATATTAACCAACCACCACTGCGGATACGCTTCCATCCAACAACATAGCTCTGTAGAGCATGATTATCTGACAGATGGATTTTGGGCAACTTCAAGAGACAAAGAATTGCCGACTCCAGGACTGAAATTTACATTTATCGAACGCATAGAAGACATTACGGATATTGTAAATTTAAGAATTGCCGCTAAAGAAATCACTGAATCAGAATCATTCAGCAGTACATTTCTTAATAAACTGGCTAAGGAGTTGTTTGAAAAGAGCGACTTGAAAGGAAAAAAAGGAATCGTTCCTCAAGCTTTGCCTTTTTACGCCGGAAATAAATTCTATATGTTTTATAAGAAGGTATATCCGGACGTACGTATGGTTGCCGCTCCTCCTTCATCAATCGGTAAGTTCGGTGGTGAAACAGACAACTGGATGTGGCCACGCCATACCGGTGACTTTTCAATGTTCCGTATCTATGCTGACGCGAATGGCGAACCGGCAGAATACAGTGCTTCCAATGTCCCCCTGAAAACCAAGAAACACCTGAATATCTCTATCAAAGGGCTGAAAGAGGGAGATTATGCCATGATTATGGGATTCCCGGGAAGCACCAGCCGTTATCTCACCGTCTCGGAAGTGAAAGAACGCATGGAGGCAAGCAATGCCCCCCGTATCCGTATCCGCGGAACCCGTCAGGACGTGTTGAAAGAAGCGATGAATGCCAGCGATAAAGTACGTATTCAATATGCCAATAAATATGCAGGTTCAAGCAACTATTGGAAGAACTCCATCGGCATGAACAAAGCTATCATCGATAACAATGTTTTGGGAACAAAAGCAGAACAGGAAGCTAAATTCGCTAAGTTTGCCAAAGAAAAAAATAATACCGACTACATGAATGTAGTGGCAAAGATCGACGAGGCTGTAGCTAAAACTTCTCCAATCAAATATCAACAGACCTGTCTGACGGAAACATTCTTCGGCGGTATTGAATTCGGTAGCCCATTTATGGTAATGGACAAACTGAAAGAAGCATTGGAACAGAAAAACGATTCAAGTATTGAAGCTAATATCAAAGTGCTGAAAGAGGTATTCAACGACATCCATAATAAAGACTATGATCACGAAGTAGACCGTAAAGTGGCCAAAGCCCTGTTGCCACTATACGCAGAAATGATTCCTGCCGGACAGCGCCCTGCCATCTACGATGTGATTGAGAAAGAGTACAAAGGCGACTACAATGCCTACGTAGATGCAATGTACGATACTTCAATTTTAGCCAATCAGGCAAACTTTGATAAATTCATCAAAAAACCGACTGTAAAAGCAATCGAAAAAGATATAGCCACTCAATATTCACGTGCCAAGTTTGACAAATACACCAATCTGGCCGAGCAAATGGGAAAATTGCCGGAAGAACTGGCTTTATTACACAAAACATATATCCGCGGACTAGGTGAAATGAAATTGCCTGTACCATCTTATCCGGATGCCAATTTCACTATCCGCCTGACCTATGGCAATGTGAAACCATACAGCCCGAAAGATGGGGTATATTACAAATACTACACAACAACCGACGGAATCCTTGAAAAAGAAAATCCGGAAGACCGTGAATTCGTAGTACCTGCCAAACTGAAAGAGTTGATCGAGAAAAAAGATTTCGGACGCTATGCATTGCCCAATGGTGAAATGCCGGTTTGTTTCCTGTCTACCAATGACATCACAGGCGGTAACTCCGGAAGTCCGGTACTGAACGAAAACGGCGAATTGATCGGTTGTGCATTCGATGGTAACTGGGAATCACTGAGCGGTGACATCAATTTCGATAATAACCTGCAACGCTGTATCAACCTGGACATCCGTTATGTACTCTTTATTCTCGAAAAGCTGGGAGGATGTGGACATTTGATTAACGAAATGACGATTGTTGAATAA
- a CDS encoding helix-turn-helix domain-containing protein gives MNKRIFLVIGVIILFIMIAIGVSTYTIIHSLIQKEKEAFKPQVENILKEAVINNITQKTKDLALNGLSNSPNKIGTYETRTFCSKDTLFTYQHQVQDIDTEIFFARQLGLLMMDSLQSTDIQNLIINSLSKNKIKGYINVGIITSKHLQREIWSQPQSSIPCNAEKIIYHLEDEIVSVDYIMYIDYSFSTLWKRMPKTNIYINLVVEVILIYTITLFVLYYRKQQKNRSVSTVDITSDPNIITDPISVDNTVETEKRTNSTIKEELSFKDQFVFEKDFVLFNDRPIKMPNQQQKILIFFLNRPNYRVNKHELKEEFWPKNSDPTNNMTSAINKLKKILEEINSKYTIITDKTNEEYYVLIRDKSAEKI, from the coding sequence ATGAATAAAAGAATATTCTTAGTAATCGGAGTCATTATACTATTTATTATGATTGCTATAGGTGTTTCGACCTATACAATTATTCATTCCCTCATTCAAAAAGAAAAAGAAGCATTCAAGCCACAAGTTGAAAACATCTTGAAAGAAGCGGTTATCAACAATATAACTCAAAAAACTAAAGACTTAGCATTGAATGGACTTAGTAATTCACCTAATAAAATTGGAACATATGAAACTCGCACTTTCTGTTCAAAAGATACACTGTTCACCTATCAACACCAAGTTCAAGATATTGATACAGAAATATTCTTTGCCCGTCAATTAGGATTGCTTATGATGGATAGTTTACAAAGCACTGATATACAAAATCTAATAATTAATAGTTTAAGTAAGAACAAAATAAAAGGATATATTAATGTTGGCATTATTACTTCCAAACACCTACAAAGAGAAATATGGAGTCAGCCTCAAAGTAGCATTCCTTGTAATGCAGAAAAAATTATCTATCACTTGGAAGATGAAATTGTTAGTGTAGATTACATAATGTATATCGACTATAGTTTCTCAACTTTGTGGAAGCGAATGCCTAAAACCAATATCTACATCAATTTAGTAGTCGAAGTGATTCTCATCTACACCATTACTCTATTTGTACTATACTATAGGAAACAGCAAAAGAACAGATCTGTATCTACAGTTGATATAACATCAGATCCCAATATTATCACGGACCCCATATCAGTTGACAATACTGTAGAAACAGAAAAGCGGACTAATTCTACCATAAAAGAGGAGTTATCATTCAAGGATCAATTTGTCTTTGAGAAAGACTTTGTCCTATTCAATGACCGTCCGATCAAAATGCCTAATCAACAACAAAAGATATTAATATTTTTCTTAAATAGGCCTAATTACAGAGTGAACAAACACGAATTGAAGGAAGAGTTTTGGCCTAAAAACAGTGATCCAACCAATAATATGACAAGCGCAATCAATAAATTAAAGAAAATTTTAGAGGAAATCAACAGTAAGTATACAATTATCACCGACAAGACTAATGAAGAATACTATGTACTAATCAGGGATAAATCAGCAGAAAAAATATAG